The genome window atatattaattcagtttaattgtttatttataagttaaaactacaattacaaaattaaactcaattttactttaatatactttttagttagctttttaatttctatatttgatttttacattaataaaaaactttaaaagactTTTTATCGAAaagatatatattttgagattaGAAAACAatgcattgaataaaatttttatttgattaatgaatttttggatcatatatgaattttttcaataaagaagataaaaactGAAATGAGTCATCTACTCATCTCCCAATTAAGAAGAAGGTGTCTCCCAAATCCCGATGTGAATGCATTTATCGACGTCTTAACTTTTTTATACAGCACCTCCTATTTTATAGGCGCCGgaacttattttaaattggtaaaaaaTCTCTTCcccttattttttattttaagattgaataaattaatatttttcgaatgaagtaatttaatttttgctaatttaaaAAGTGagtaattaaagataaattttcataatatttacttgattttgattgatacAATAACAAATTAGCTTTAAAAGTTtacatattctattattttagtcttaatttaataaatttatcccgtaatatttctataatcgtatattattatttagaataTGTAAACATCGAAAAATAAATCTGTTATCATACCATTCAAATAGACGTGATGATTAATGGTTGAATTTCGAATTGgtgaaaacttcaaaaatttcaaaccttagttttattattaaatgtctttttcttttttggtaattgaaaagaaaaggttaagaTTCTTTAAAGTCAAGCAATAAGTACAAAACGGAtttagttttagattttaaaattaattaataattatagtGTCAGATTTTCTTTTCTAGAATATGATGTATTATACCAAGGAAGAAGGTTTCATATATAAACTAACCCACCTTCTTACAATGTCTAGAAAATTAATATGCAGCCAAGTCAGATCGGGCTCACGGTCATACCGCCATTCTCTGTCGTCATCTTCTGCGGATTGCCTGACAATGACAAAATTCATCCATGTCTTCATACCTTCTTTCTtccctattttcttttcttctcaccCCTTCTctcttttgtcttttatatttgatttccAAGAGGGTATTTCTTCCACTGTAGCAGACGGAGATGCTTTTGATCCTGTTCTATCTTCCCTAGACGTTGCCGAATACATTCAGAGATGGGTAGAGTAAAGCTCCAGATCAAGAGGATAGAGAATACAACAAACAGGCAGGTCACTTTCTCTAAAAGGAGAAATGGACTTATCAAGAAAGCTTACGAACTTTCTGTTCTCTGTGATGTTGATGTAGCTCTTATCATGTTTTCCCCCTCTGGAAGACTTAGTCTCTTCTCTCGAAATAAAAGGTCTGCAAGCCtcactttaatatatatatatatatatattccatttcTATTATTTGGGTTTCATCCTTGTGTTTTGGTGTATTGAAGCATTGAGGAGATTCTGGAACGGTATGTTAATCTTCCAGAGCATGAGAGAGGAAGGTAATGGTTGGAAGCTCAGTATGGAGTTCTGTTTTTAGGCTGTTGCTTTTTTGCCTGTTGATATTTATATGGTATTAATTCTGCTTCATTGTTGTGCGCTCGGTGGGTTGTTACCTTGCACTGACCGATACATTAAGACTGAGAAATGAAGAGGTAATGTACTGCCAATGGATGGCCTTGCTTTTCAAGACTAGCTCCATAGTTTGCTTAAGATCgatgcatatatacatacatattttcagTTTCTACTAAAGGCACTTGGAAAGCTAAGGGATGAAGCTGATCAAATTCAGACCTACCAAGCAGCCAGGTAATAATTTAGATTCTTTCGTATCCCTATTTTAAGGCCCCTGATTATTTTTAACCTTCTTATCTTTTGTTGCTGTTAAAGCAGCCCAGAGAGCACCGATTCCCAACTTGAGGTATATTCCCAATAATTCAACTTCCACTTTCTTTGTTTAATATTAAGCAATCACctcatttgaattaaattttttaggaGTTGCAACAAGAGATTGTTAAATGCAAGTCCCGGATTGCAGATATACAAAGAAGACTAAGGTTTACTCTTTGATTATTTATAGCACCtatttgataatattaataCCATTATCTCATTTGGTTCTTGAAATAAAGTAAGCATGAAACTTGTTTCAGGATTTTTGAAGGTGAAGAAATCACAACGTTGAGTCAGGCTGAGTTCCACGAGCAGATCCTAGAGGAAACACTGCAACAAGTCCGCCTGCGCAAGgtgtatttatttatgtatataatccGTCGCACATAGCAATAGATGCACTAGTTACtgaaatttattatgatttgaaCAGCAAGGTTTACAGGAAAAAGCCACAAGTTCAAGCAGTGCCTTGGATTGGATACGCAAGAAAGATCCACAAGTTCATAGCTTGAACTTTTTGGAGTCAAATGGTCTTCTACCTCAAAGGTGGTGATAGGGGAAACTTGTACATATTTTGTTAGTGATGTGATCATTGGGTTTTTGCTTAAATTTGAAGCAATTAATGATTCGCAGAGATGAATGTCAGTCTGTAGCCGAAAATATCTTACCACCCCTTGATGGAGAAGAAATAATAAATGTCGGGGATCAGTTGAGCCCCACCAGAAGTGGTTTGGACAACAGCAATAATATGCAACGTACTGAGTTAGGACAAGTTAATAATGTCAACTTGTCCCCTTGGACTGAACTCTATTCTACAGGTATTTCTTGACTCTAGTGAAATCTAATGAGCTAAGTTTGAAAAATAGTTAATCAGTAATCATTAGCACAAACTTGGATCTTTGAATTACAACTGTGAAAGTGAGTGAAAACGTTGTGGTGGCAGTGGCAGGGAATGATAGTTTTCCAGATGGACAGCCAGCAGcaggaggaggaggaagagcACTCCTCGAACTATACGTGTCTCAGTTTACACAATCAGCCATCTCGACAATGAACCAACACCATACATGAGTCCGTGGTTTACCCacgggt of Gossypium raimondii isolate GPD5lz chromosome 3, ASM2569854v1, whole genome shotgun sequence contains these proteins:
- the LOC105797306 gene encoding agamous-like MADS-box protein AGL104 isoform X2 codes for the protein MGRVKLQIKRIENTTNRQVTFSKRRNGLIKKAYELSVLCDVDVALIMFSPSGRLSLFSRNKSIEEILERYVNLPEHERGRLRNEEFLLKALGKLRDEADQIQTYQAASPESTDSQLEELQQEIVKCKSRIADIQRRLRIFEGEEITTLSQAEFHEQILEETLQQVRLRKQGLQEKATSSSSALDWIRKKDPQVHSLNFLESNGLLPQRDECQSVAENILPPLDGEEIINVGDQLSPTRSGLDNSNNMQRTELGQVNNVNLSPWTELYSTVAGNDSFPDGQPAAGGGGRALLELYVSQFTQSAISTMNQHHT
- the LOC105797306 gene encoding agamous-like MADS-box protein AGL104 isoform X1 is translated as MGRVKLQIKRIENTTNRQVTFSKRRNGLIKKAYELSVLCDVDVALIMFSPSGRLSLFSRNKSIEEILERYVNLPEHERGRLRNEEFLLKALGKLRDEADQIQTYQAASSPESTDSQLEELQQEIVKCKSRIADIQRRLRIFEGEEITTLSQAEFHEQILEETLQQVRLRKQGLQEKATSSSSALDWIRKKDPQVHSLNFLESNGLLPQRDECQSVAENILPPLDGEEIINVGDQLSPTRSGLDNSNNMQRTELGQVNNVNLSPWTELYSTVAGNDSFPDGQPAAGGGGRALLELYVSQFTQSAISTMNQHHT